The segment GAATGGCTTTGATACTGAAAACGAGAGGGACGTCGCTCGAAAGGGAGCGGCTTGAAGTGCTGCTCCGGCGGCTGCCAAGGACTCATGCTTTGTACAAAGAAGTAAAAGAGGATTTTTACAACGACTCCGCCGGAATTGGCGGTGAACAGCGCTTTGACGATTACGTAGCCGCCAGCCGATTGCCGTTCCCTCATATTTTTCTGCACAATGTCTCTTTAAAATCGTTGCTGCCTTTCCAATTGGATTCCTTGATGATTACCCCTTGGTGCATTTATGTGTTCGAAGTCAAGAACATGTCGGGGCGCCTCCGTTTCGAACAATCGCCATTGCAGCTCATCCAAACCAAAGAAGACGGCACCATTATCGGGCGCAAAAGCCCCATCGAGCAAATCGACACCAACGAGTGGCTGCTCGAAGAATGGCTTCGCGCTTCAGGCGTTCATTTGCCTCTCCGCTCCGTTCTCGTGCTCTCCTACCTAAAACAAATCCCTGAAAATGTCCCTGCTACCCATACCGTCCTCTTTTCCCATCAGCTTCCAATGTTTCTTAATAAAATCAAAAGTGAAAAAGAAATTTTAGATTTTATTGAAATGACCGAGCTGGCAAATGAAATTCTTGCTGCTCATTCTTACTATGTTCCAAAACCCATCTGTTCCAAACCCGCTTACCCGATTCAAGCCATGATCCGAGGCGTCTGGTGCGCCGCATGCGACCGGATCGGCATGAAAAGGAAATACGGCACCTGGCATTGTCCAAATTGCGGTGAAATTGACAAGAATGCCCATATCCAGAGCATCAAGGATTGGCATCAGTTGACGGGGGAACCGATGACAAATAAGATTTGCCGGAAGTTTTTGCAGATTGAGGATCGCCATTTGGCCAAAAGGCTTTTGGGCGGGATGGACTTGAAGAAACAAGGCGCATATAAAGGGGCAAATTACATTATAGAAGCCCGTTGCTCGTATTTGGTATGAAGTTGCTCGAATATGACCCGAAGTTGCTCGAAAACTGGTAAAAGTTGCTCATATTCACCTTGAAGTCGCTCATAAAAGAAATTATACCCAATAAAAAAGCCAGACAGCCGTCGGATAACGGCTGTCTGGCTTTTAACTTCTTATTTATTGCTCTTATTCGTCTCTTTGGAAACAACTGTTGCTCCACCGGATGCATTTGTAATAACATCCGCTTCGCCCAATTCCACGACTTCAATAGAGCCTTTATCTTGAGCTGCTTCTTTTTCAGCTTTTTTCATTTCTTTTTCAGCTTGTTTTTCAGCTTTTTCATGCTCTTTTTGTGCTTTTTCTTCAGCTTTCGCTTCTTGCTTTACTGCTTTTTCCTGCTTTTTCAGCTCTTTGCTTTCCTGCATCTCTTGGCGTTTCGCTTTCAAACTATCTACTGTGCCACTGGTTTTTTCCTTTACCTGGTCCACTGTGCCGCTGGTTTTTTCTTTTACCTGGCCTAATGTGTCTTTTGCTTTTTCGGTTACGCCGCCAAGTTTTTCTTTCGTGCCGGAAGTTTTTTCTTTAACCACTGCCTGCATTTCTTTACCGCTCTTCGGAGTCAGTAAAAGCCCTGCAGCTGCGCCGACGATTGCGCCTGTTGCGGCACCTTTAATGAATGAGCTGCTGGTAATTCCGCCGCTTGGGGCTGGAGCAGGAATTTTGCCGCTTCGAACCAAACGTTCTTCTACTTCATCCACGATTTCTTCCAGCGTGCGCCCTTTTGCTTCAACGAGAGGGACATTCATGTGAAAATCCGCTAAATCTTCTTTGTCTCTGACCACTACACAGTCATAATCCATCGATTCTGTTTTGTCATCCAGCATTTCAGCTTCATAGCCTCTTTTTTCAAGTGCGTCTTTTACGGATGTAAACGGTTCTTCTACTGCAATTTTCACCATATTCTTGTCCACTCCCTTTTCAAATTGTGTTTATGTACTTATTTCCCCTACTTTGACCCACAATAAACGCCGACTTGAGAATGAAATATTTTTAATGTGTTTGTAATATTCTTTTTTCTTTCTCCAATTTCCTGGCAATCACTGCTCCCAGTAAGGCGCCAGATAAACTGGAGACCAAAAATGGCGGCAAAAAGAAGAACGCGGCAAGGTCAGTGCCCATTAAAACATGAGCATAAGGCACTGCCACAAATGAAGCGATGATGCCTGTGCCGATTATTTCTCCTATGGCTGCGAGCCATATTTTCCCGAATTTCGCATACATCAGCCCGGCAACCAGCGCGCCAAACATGCCTCCAGGAAAAGCCAGCAATGACCCGGTCCCTATCAATATCCGGACAATCGCTGTTAGAAACGCTATCAACAATGCCGGACCTGGACCGAGCAGCACCGCTGCAATCACATTGATCGCATGCTGGATTGGGTAGGCGCGCGCAATGCCGGCAGGAAAAGAAACGAATGCGGAACCGGCAACACACAGGGCAACGAACATGGCGATCAGCATCATTTTGCGGGTTTTCATTTTCCGGCACCTGCCTTTAAATTGGTTTTAAAGCGAATAACTTGCGAGGCGATATTTTCCGCTTGGGCAATTGAGGAAATCACTGCCACTCCGTCAGCTCCCGCCGACCATACGTGTGCCGCATTGTCCGGAGTGATGCCTCCGATTCCGATTACCGGAAGTTCCGGATGCAGCTTTTTCACCGCTGCGATGCCGGATACTCCTGCCGGGCTTTTGGCATCCTCTTTTGTTTGGCTATTAAAGACCGGCCCCATTCCCACATAGTCGGCACCGCTGTCTATGGCGTTCTTGGCTTCTGTCAATGAATGCACTGATACCCCAAGGATTTTATCCGCCCCCATTATGCGGCGGACCGCAGTTGCTGCCGCATCTTGCTGGCCGACATGGATTCCATCCGCATCAATCGCCTGTGCAAGTTCTATGTGGTCATTCACGATAAACGGCACGCCGTACTGGCGACAGAGCCATTTGCATTCAACCGCAAATTTCATTAACGCATCTCCCGTGAGTGCGCCCGATCCTTTTTCCCTCAACTGGAAATGATTGATTCCTCCAGCCAGTGCCTGTTCCAAAACCATCAGCGGTTCGCGGCCGGCTGTATTTTGCGTTCCCATAATGAAATAGATTGAAGGTTTATCGAACAACTTCGACATGATGGACGCCTCCTTTTTGGCGCTGGCTCTTCTGATAAGCCGCATGATTGGTCGGTCCGTGTCCGGCACCAATGTGAAGTTCTTCACTGAGAGCAGCCTGGATAAATTGTTTCGCTGTGTAAACCGCTTCCTCCAGTGACTCCCCTTTTGCCAATCCCGCTGTCAAAGCGGCCGCAAATGTGCAGCCGGTTCCATGCGTTTGGGCTGTAGAAATTCGAAGGGAACGGAAAAGAAGTTCTTCCCCATTTTGATTCAGATAAAAGTCTTCCGCCATATGGGGATCTGTGCCGTGGCCGCCCTTAATTACGACGGAATCAGCGCCAAATGACAAAATCTTTGCTGCCGCTTGCCGCCGCGAAACTGCATCTTCAACATCCATGCCGCTAATCATTTCCGCTTCTGGGATATTCGGCGTTACAATGAGCGCCAGCGGCAGTAAATGCTCTTTTAAGGCTTCAACCGCTGCCTGCTGTAGAAGACTTGCTCCTCCTTTGGCGATCATCACCGGATCTACCACGACGTTTTTCCAGCCGAACTGGCGAATGCCGGATGCCGTCTCTCCAATGATATCCGCATCAAACAGCATGCCCGTTTTCAGTGCACTGATATTGAAATCCAGGCCCACTGCAGAAAGCTGCGCCTTCAAAGCCCCAGGCGTCATCGGATAAATCTCCGAAACGCCAAGTGTATTCTGGGCAGTCACCGCAGTAACCACTGATGTCGAATAAACCCCGAGTTCCTGAAATGTCTTAATATCGGCCTGGATGCCCGCCCCTCCTCCAGAATCAGAGCCGGCAATGGTCAATACTTGTGGAATCATCGTGGCACACCTTCCTTTTGACGGATTACATCGTCAATATCATTTTGTCCCATGGCATTCATTTGATTTAAGAAAGCGGTTTGGAAATCCCCTGGAAGCTCCGAGTGCGCGCTTGCCTGTTCACCGGCGATGGCATAATAGCGCATGGCTGCTGCCGCCGCTTCAAAGCTGTCTTCTGGATGCACTGTGAGAAACGCCGCCACGACGCTGCTGAGCAAGCAGCCGGTTCCCGTGACGGAAGCCATGACCCTATGGCCGAACGGTATTTCAGCCAGCCGTTTTCCATCAGTGATAATATCCAGTTCCCCGGATACCGCAACAATCAATTTCAATCTCTTCGCTGTATTCCGGGCCAGTTCATGAATATCCGCTTCGCCTTCGCCGGCATCGACTCCTTTAGCCTGCCAGTCGGCTCCAGCAATAGCCGCTAGTTCACCGGCATTGCAGCGCAGAACCGCGACATTCACTTCAGTGAGGATTTTATTGGCCGCAGCTGCCCGGAACGCTGTTGCCCCCACTCCGACCGGGTCCAACACGACCGGCACTCCCAGCGCGTTGGCCTTTTTCCCGGCAATCAGCATGCTGTTCAGGCTCTGGCTATTCAATGTTCCGATATTGAGCGACACGGCATCCGCCAAAGCAGCCAGCTCGGCAGCTTCTTCCGGCGCTTCTCCCATGATGGGCGAGGCGCCGAGCGCAAGCAGCCCATTAGCCTGGAAATTCGACACAACATGATTGGTAATGCAATGGATGATCGGTTTTTCTGAACGCAGTTTTCCCAGCATATTAAACACCTGCCTGTTCATATGTTTTGACTGTCCACGATTCCCGCACCCATGCCTGTTCCCAGAAATTCCATTCGAAATAGCTGCTGCGGCGGAAACGCTCTTTTAGTTCGGTGCGGCGTTTTTCCGGCAAGCCTTCTGCAAGCTGATTCATCCGCTCCATCTGCTCTTTAACCAAAGCGCCGAACTCCTCCGAACCGTAAGTAGCAATCCACCGGTCATAAATTGGATGATTGGGTTCAGCATTTTTCAGCCGCTCACCGATTTCAAAGTAAAGCCAGTAACAAGGCAGAATCGAGGCCACGACATCCGCCAAATCACCTTCAGACGCGCGGTACATATGAGAGACGTAAGCATAGGCGCTCGGTGAAGGCTCAAATTCTTCCCAATCACCTTCCGTGACGCCAAGCAGCTCCATAAACGACTCGTGCAAAGCCAACTCGGCAGCACATGTATGTTCCGAATGAAAAGCGAAGCGTTTTGTGGTCTCCAAATCGGTGGCTTTTACTGCTCCAATTGCCTGGACTTTGGCGAAATGAGACAAGTAATAAGCATCCTGCATAACGTAATGCCGGAATATATCCAGCGGCAGCGTGCCATCGGCAATCCCTTTTACAAACGGATGTTCAAAACTTGCCTGCCATAAATCATTGCATTCAATACGTACTTCTTTACAAAATGTCATTTCTCCATCTCCTTTTTAATGGTGTCCAGACTCCAGTGCCTAGCTCTTCGGGACATAAGTCAGAGCTGAACCGGCACTTCCACTATTGTTCGACAAATAAAAAACGCCGCTTTCCAGTAAAGGAAAGCGGCGTATGCAGTTAAAAAGGAAATAGCATGCGTTCCGCCACTTCCCTCCGCTGGTATGATCCAGATCAGGTTCAAAGGGTCCGAGCTTATGCTCGTCTCAGCCGATATCCGGCTCCCCTAGTGGTGTTTAATATTCAAGTTGTCAAAATCACTTTAACACAGATTCAGGAAACCGCAACCGGTTTTTCTGACTTTTCAGGTTTCACGCGTTCCCCGCTTGCCGGATCAAAGAAATGAACACGCGACATATCAAACGCAAGACGTGCAGTGTGTCCCGGCTCAATCGTTGTATTGGCATCCACTCGGGCAATGAATTCCTGGTCGCCGTATACAGCATAAATAATCGTTTCAGCACCCGTCAGCTCCGAAACGGTGATGACTGCGTCGATGTCGCTGTGTTTGATGCCTGTCAGATCTTCACTGTTGACATGGATATGTTCAGGACGAATGCCAAGCGTAATCGGTGAACCGTCATAGCCCTGGCTTTTCAGCATGCTCAAAGTTTCTGAAGGAATGTCGATGATCCGGTCTCCCATGACAAAAGCACCTTTTTCTAATTTGCCATCAAAAAAGTTCATCGCAGGCGAGCCGATAAATCCGCCGACAAAACGGTTGGCCGGGAAGTCATACACTTCTTTCGGGCTGCCGACCTGCTGGATGACGCCGCTCTTCATGATGACAATCCGTGTAGCCATTGTCATTGCTTCTGTCTGGTCGTGCGTCACGTAAATGGTCGTTGTTTTCAAGCGGTGATGGAGTTTTGCTATTTCAGCGCGCATCTGGACACGCAATTTCGCATCCAAGTTGGATAAAGGCTCATCCATCAGGAATACTTTGGCGTCGCGGACAATCGCCCGCCCAAGCGCAACCCGCTGGCGCTGGCCGCCTGACAGCGCTTTCGGTTTCCGGTCCAGGTATTCTTCCAGGCCAAGAATAGCCGCAGCTTCATTTACCCGTCTTTTGATTTCATCTTTTTTAAATTTGCGCAGCTTTAATCCGAACGCCATGTTTTCATATACCGTCATATGGGGATATAAAGCATAGTTCTGAAACACCATTGCAATATCCCGTTCTTTCGGCTGGACATCATTCATCCGTTTGCCATCGATGAAAAATTCACCATCTGTTATCTCTTCAAGTCCCGCAATCATTCGCAGAGTGGTGGATTTTCCGCAGCCTGAGGGACCGACAAAGACAATAAATTCTTCGTTTTTTATGTGAAGGTTAAAATCGGTTACGGCGGTAGCACCATTGTCATAGGTTTTCCCTAAATTATTAATCAGAATTTCTGCCATTATGCCTCTCCCCATTCTTTTTTACTCTTAATTATAAACAGTTTTCTGTATATTACAAATTGAAACCACAAATTAGTAGAGCCATACCCAGTCCATTTAGCGCTTAAACTCGGCAAAAATACCCATTGTCAGTATATTTTGATTACACTTTGAAAAGAAGGAGAAGTTGTTATATACTTCTACTAGACAAGAGAAGCTGGAATATTTTGTTCTACTCTTTTACAGAGAAACAGGCCCGATTCTGATGAAATTCAGGCGAATTCGGGTATTTTACTTCGACTGTCGAAGATATTTTCGCATTCATTTATACCATAAAAAAAGAGGAGTGAAACTGGATGAACAAATTGAAAGTTTTTATTATGTTGATTGCTGCGTTAGCCCTGTTTCTCAGCGGCTGTTCGGGATTCCAGACGAGCAACAGCAGCAATGAAGAAGCAGCGGTAAATGAAGATGGCAAAACCGTCGTCGATTTCTGGACATTCTGGGGATCTGAAATCCGCCGTCCGATTATTGAACAAATCATCACCGACTTTAACGAATCTCAAGACGAGATTGAAGTGAAACACACGTATCTGCCATTCGGTGACATCTGGACAAAAGAACTTGCGGCTATTGCAGCTGGAGATCCGCCTGATGTCGTAATCAATGATATCAATGCCACCGCTCTTCGCGGACAGAACAAGCAAGCGATGAACTTGTCACAGTTCCTGGAAAAGGATGATATTTCAAAACGCTTCTATCCTGAGCTTTGGGACGCTACTCTTTATGAAGGTGATTCATACGGCATTCCTTTCAATACTGATACACGCGTACTTTTCTATAACAAAGACGCCTTCAAAGAAGTGGGACTGGATCCCGAAAAGCCGCCAACAACATGGGCAGAACTGGAAGAATACGCGAAGAAATTGGATAAAAAAGCCGGACAAGACTATGACCGTGTCGGTTTCTATCCATTATGGGGCATCGGCTATGACGTATGGCTCTTAAACGCTAACGGACAGAGCTATTTCGACGATCAGAACAATTTCGAAATCGATACACCTAAAAATGAAGAAGTATTAAACTGGCTTAAAACTTGGAAAGACAGATACGGCGAAGATGTAGTCAACTCTTACCAAGCACAGATTGACAGCCAGCAAGGACACCCTTTCTTCAACGGAGACCTTGCCATGATTGCCCAGGCTCCGACGTTCTATACTCAAATCCGCGATTATGCACCTGATTTGAATTTCGGTGTGGTGGAACTGCCAGAATATGAAGAAGGCAATGGCAACACAAGCTGGGGCGGCGGATTTGTCGCTGAAATCCCTGAAGGATCGAAAAACGCTGAAGCAGCATGGGAATTCATTAAATATTTAACGGATGTTGAGGCACAGGAGTATTGGGCAGTGAAAAACTTTGACAACATCGCCAATATCGAAGCGGCTGAAGCAGCAGCAAAATCTGATGAATTTACGGAAGACGGAACGATGGTTTACGAAATGGCAGTAGAAAATATGGAGCAAACTTTATTGACTCCAGTGCCGGTAATCGCACCTGATTTCAGCAGTTTGATCAACCCGAATATGGATGAATTCTTCCTCGGTTCCATGACGGCTAAAGAAGCGTTGGAAAAATCCCAGACCGATGTTGAAAATCTGATCAAGAAAAACCAGTAAGCAAGGAGGAGCCGATTTGGGGAAGAAAAGAATGACCATGAGGCGCAAGGAAAGCATTTATGGCTATATTTTTGTATTGCCGTGGATTATCGGATTTCTGGCTTTCACTGCGGGGCCTTTGGTATTTTCCTTTGTGGCAAGTTTCACAAATTATAATATTACATCTCAGATGGACTTTGTCGGCGGAGAAAACTACAAAGGTCTCTTAACAGAGGACAGTCTTTTTTGGACCTCACTTTGGAACACCTTGTATTTTGTCATCTTTTCTGTGCCACTGACAACGATCGGAGCCATTTTCCTGTCGGCTCTCCTGAACCAGGACATTCCAGGCATCCGCTATTTCCGGACACTTTACTATTTGCCGGCTGTCCTGTCAGGTGTCGGCGTTTATATGCTTTGGATGCAGCTGCTTGATCCGGGAACCGGAATGGTCAATCTGGTTTTAAGCTGGTTTGGCATTGATGGACCCAACTGGCTGTTTGATCCCGACTGGACCAAACCGTCCCTCATATTCATGAAATTATGGAGTGTCGGCGGATCCATGCTCCTCTATTTAGCCAGTATGCAGGGTGTCTCCAAATCACTCTACGAAGCGGCTGAAATTGACGGAGCCAATACATGGAAAAAGTTTTTCCATATTACGCTCCCTATGATTACGCCAGTTATTTTCTTTGACGTTGTGACAAGCCTGATTGGCGGATTCCAGATTTTCCAGGAAGCCTATGTCATGTCCAATAACGGCGAAGGCGGACCGGCCAACTCATTGCTGTTCTATAATCTATACATGTGGAAGCAAGCATTCACCAACTTCAATATGGGGTACGCGATGGCAATGTCCTGGATTCTGTTCGTTATTGTATTCATCATGACTATGATCAATCTGAAACTCGCTCCCCGCTGGGTGCATTACGAAGGGGAGGAGAAGTAGATGGCCAAAACAACGGATAATCTTGATTATTTGGATAGTGCGGATGATTTGAAGACCCTTGATAAGGCGAATGAAAATCCCAGCTTTTTTGAGCACAGAGGAAACCGCAAAACTTTTCTGGTTGTCTTTAACTTTATTTTGCTGGCAATCGGGAGCCTGCTAATCCTTTCCCCTCTCTGGTGGATGTTCGCGACGTCCCTTAAAACAATGGCGGAAGTCATGAGTTTCCCGCCATCGTTTTGGCCGGAGAACTGGCTGTTCTCAAACTACATTAAGACGTGGGAAGCGGCGCCTTTCACCCGCTATACCATCAACACGCTGACCATCACGATCATCGTGGTTATCGGAAATGTATTGTCCAATTCATTTATCGCTTACGGTTTTGCTAAAATCCCGTTCCGCGGGAAAAATATCCTGTTTGCGATTGTCTTGGCGACCATGATGATTCCGGGATTTGTCACTTTGATTCCGCAATACGTTCTGTTTGCGAATCTTGGATGGGTCAACACTTATTACCCGCTGATTGTGCCTTCATTTTTCGGCAGTGCGTTCAACATTTTCCTGCTGCGCCAGTTTTACATGACGATTCCGACCGAGTTAATCGAAGCTGCGAAAATGGAAGGCGCCAACCATTTCTACATCTGGTGGAAAATCGGGCTGCCGCTTACCAAGCCAGCGATTGCCACGGTCGCCATCTTCTCGTTTAACGGCGCTTGGAACGATTTCCTTGGACCGCTGCTGTATTTGAACGACGAGAAGCTGTATACGCTTCAAATCGGCTTGCAGGTCTTCAAAGGGCAGCTCAGCACACAATGGAACTATTTGATGGCCGGCTCGCTGCTTGTGCTGCTGCCAGTCATCCTAATTTTCTTCATTTTCCAGAAATACTTCATCCAAGGCATCAATCTCCAGTCTGGAGGAAAATAAAGAAAGAAACACGCTCTGCGAAACTTCGCAGAGCGTGTTTTTGTTTTTTGAGGCAAAAGTTTGCCGCATTTTCTTCGTAACTTGCTTTGGTTATCTTAATCAAAGGCTTTTCGCTAGCGAACTGCTGAAAGTGCTGGTTTATTTGCGCTTAGAAATTTTTTTTTGCGTTCGCGGAGGGTTTATTTGCGTTTAAAATCTTTTATTTGCGTTCGGGCTGCTGCTATTTGCGTTCAACAAAATTCGACACAAAAAAAGGCATCCTTTTGCAGGATGCCCTTTCTAACAGCCCGCTCCGAATTAAAGAGCCGCTGTTTTTTCTTTTTTGATTTGTTTGCTTCGCAATTGGCCGCAAGCTGCGTCGATATCGGCGCCTTGCTCGTGGCGGACGCCGCAGTTGATGCCTTTTTTCTTCAAAGCGTCGTAGAAAGCGCTGATCGCTTCCGGCGTGCTTTGCTGATACTGGTCATGTTCGCTGACCGAGTTGTATGGAATCAAGTTGACGTAAGACAAGTGGCGCTTGTCTTCAAGCAGTTTCGCCAATAGATTTGCTTCTTCAACATGGTCGTTGACGTCGCGCAATAAAATATATTCGAACGTGATGCGGCGGTTGGATTTTTCCAAATAATAATCGATTGCCGCCATCAATTTCTCGATCGGATAGGCTTTGTTGATTTTCATAATGCGTGAACGCAATTCGTTCGTTGGAGCATGAATGGAAATTGCCAAGTTGACTTGCAGGCCTTCATCCGCGTAATCGTAGATTTTCGGTACGATGCCGCTGGTTGAAACAGTAATATGGCGAGCTCCGATTGCCAATCCTTTTTGTGAATTGACGACTGTCAGGAAGTCCATCAAATTCGTGTAGTTATCGAACGGTTCGCCGATTCCCATGACCACGATATGGCTGACACGCTCGTCTTTTTGCTGTGCATCAAAATGGGCCTGCACTTGCATGATCTGCTCAACGATTTCGCCCGCGTTTAAATCGCGGCTCTTTTTCAAAAGTCCGCTTGCGCAGAAACTGCAGCCGATGTTACAGCCGACCTGTGTAGTGACACAGACGGAGTTTCCGTATTTAAAGCGCATTAATACGGTCTCAATCAAATTGCCATCCTGAAGACGGAAAAGGAATTTGATCGTACCGTCAGCAGATTCCTGCTTGACCGCTTCTGTAAGTGTACGGATTGCAAAATTATCTTCCAGCAACCCAATAACTTCTTTGCTCAGGTTATTCATCTGGGAAAATTCAGTAACGCGTTTAATATATAACCAGTCCCATACTTGTTCAGCACGGTACTTCTTCTGTCCATTTTCTAAAAACCATTCTTTTAATTGATCTATCGTCAATCCATAGATGGAATTTTTCATTATTAGTACCCTCATTTCGGAATTTCACAATTGCTTATTATATTACTAAAAATCCTCTTTGACAACAACTATTTTTGTTTATACAGAAAAATCTGTTTTTAATTCCGGATTAAATAGAGCGGTTATGGGTAAAGCTGTATATGAAGGAGGCGATTATATGGGCGAAATCACACATGTCGGGCTGGCGGTCTCCGACCTGGACAAAGCGGTGGACTGGTACGGCAAAGTCTTCGGTTTTTACATATTGGCCGGGCCGTTTGAGTTTGATGCAGAAAGCGATGAACCGGACAATATGACACAGGATTTGCAAGGGCCTGAAGTAAAAAAAATGCGCAATGTGCACTTGATGTCCCTCGGCGGAATCGGCATTGAACTATTCGAGTTTCAGGAGCCCCAATTTAAAGGCGAAACAGCGTTTCCTCACAAGGGATTTTTCCATATTTGCCTGATTGTCGATAACCTGATCGAGACTATCGAACGAATCGTTCAGCATGGCGGCAAACAGCGCAGCAAAATATGGAAAACTTCAAAAGACAAACCTCATTATCTGGTCTACACCGAGGATCCGTTCGGCAATATCATTGAATTGTATACCCGCAACACATCTGAAATGTACAGCGGAAAATAGAAAAGCGCAAGCACCTGTGTAGATTCGACGGGCCTAAGACAAACCTGCGAAGCGGCATGTTTTCAGCCGCACAGTTTCGAAAAGCAGAAGTGCCTGTCCAGCTCTGACAGGCATAAGACAGACCGGCGAAGTGGCGCTTTTTGCCACACAGCTGGGTTGGCTTATGTCCCGAAGAGCTAGGCACTGAACTAGACACCGGGTTGGCTTATGTCCCTAGAATCTTGGCGCTGGAGTCTGGACATCTAGAAAAGCGCAAGCACCCGAAACTGAAATCTGGCTATGAAAATTCGCATTTTATCATTGTTATGTAACCTAAAGTGTTTATACTTTCCCATCAATTCAAAAAACCAGCCTTTCCGCAAATCCGGATCGGCTGGTTTTCTATGGTTTTACACCAATTGCTCTTTTTTCTGAAGCATCGTGCCTTGCTGCGCCAAATCAGCGTGCCAAGAGAAAGCCTTTTCCAGCACATGCGGTGTCTGCCCTCCGCGTGTCAACGCTTCTGCGTAATAGGCACGCATTTGTTCTTTGTACATCGGGTGCATGCAATTCTCGATGATCAAGCTTGCTCGTTCACGAGGGGCAAGCCCACGCAGATCCGCATAACCCTGCTCTGTTACCACAACATCCACATCGTGCTCAGTGTGATCTACATGAGTGACGAAAGGAACAATGCTTGAAATTTTTCCTTCTTTGGCAATCGACTTTGTAACAAAGACGGCGAGGCGTGCATTGCGCGCGAAATCTCCAGAGCCTCCGATGCCGTTCATCATTTTCGTTCCGGACACATGCGTCGAGTTGACGTTTCCGTAAATATCGAATTCCAATGCCGTATTGATCGAAATCAACCCGAGGCGGCGAATGATTTCCGGATGGTTGGAAATTTCCTGCGGCCGCATGATGATTTTATCTCGGTACTTCTCAAAATCACTGTAAACCTGCTCCATTTTCAGCTCCGATAACGTGATTGAGCAGCATGAAGCAAAATTGACTTTGCCTGCATCCATCAAATCGAATACGGCGTCCTGCAGCACTTCCGAGTAAACTTCCAGATTTTCA is part of the Planococcus shenhongbingii genome and harbors:
- a CDS encoding carbohydrate ABC transporter permease — its product is MGKKRMTMRRKESIYGYIFVLPWIIGFLAFTAGPLVFSFVASFTNYNITSQMDFVGGENYKGLLTEDSLFWTSLWNTLYFVIFSVPLTTIGAIFLSALLNQDIPGIRYFRTLYYLPAVLSGVGVYMLWMQLLDPGTGMVNLVLSWFGIDGPNWLFDPDWTKPSLIFMKLWSVGGSMLLYLASMQGVSKSLYEAAEIDGANTWKKFFHITLPMITPVIFFDVVTSLIGGFQIFQEAYVMSNNGEGGPANSLLFYNLYMWKQAFTNFNMGYAMAMSWILFVIVFIMTMINLKLAPRWVHYEGEEK
- a CDS encoding ABC transporter substrate-binding protein, with the translated sequence MNKLKVFIMLIAALALFLSGCSGFQTSNSSNEEAAVNEDGKTVVDFWTFWGSEIRRPIIEQIITDFNESQDEIEVKHTYLPFGDIWTKELAAIAAGDPPDVVINDINATALRGQNKQAMNLSQFLEKDDISKRFYPELWDATLYEGDSYGIPFNTDTRVLFYNKDAFKEVGLDPEKPPTTWAELEEYAKKLDKKAGQDYDRVGFYPLWGIGYDVWLLNANGQSYFDDQNNFEIDTPKNEEVLNWLKTWKDRYGEDVVNSYQAQIDSQQGHPFFNGDLAMIAQAPTFYTQIRDYAPDLNFGVVELPEYEEGNGNTSWGGGFVAEIPEGSKNAEAAWEFIKYLTDVEAQEYWAVKNFDNIANIEAAEAAAKSDEFTEDGTMVYEMAVENMEQTLLTPVPVIAPDFSSLINPNMDEFFLGSMTAKEALEKSQTDVENLIKKNQ
- the rlmN gene encoding 23S rRNA (adenine(2503)-C(2))-methyltransferase RlmN; the encoded protein is MKNSIYGLTIDQLKEWFLENGQKKYRAEQVWDWLYIKRVTEFSQMNNLSKEVIGLLEDNFAIRTLTEAVKQESADGTIKFLFRLQDGNLIETVLMRFKYGNSVCVTTQVGCNIGCSFCASGLLKKSRDLNAGEIVEQIMQVQAHFDAQQKDERVSHIVVMGIGEPFDNYTNLMDFLTVVNSQKGLAIGARHITVSTSGIVPKIYDYADEGLQVNLAISIHAPTNELRSRIMKINKAYPIEKLMAAIDYYLEKSNRRITFEYILLRDVNDHVEEANLLAKLLEDKRHLSYVNLIPYNSVSEHDQYQQSTPEAISAFYDALKKKGINCGVRHEQGADIDAACGQLRSKQIKKEKTAAL
- a CDS encoding carbohydrate ABC transporter permease produces the protein MAKTTDNLDYLDSADDLKTLDKANENPSFFEHRGNRKTFLVVFNFILLAIGSLLILSPLWWMFATSLKTMAEVMSFPPSFWPENWLFSNYIKTWEAAPFTRYTINTLTITIIVVIGNVLSNSFIAYGFAKIPFRGKNILFAIVLATMMIPGFVTLIPQYVLFANLGWVNTYYPLIVPSFFGSAFNIFLLRQFYMTIPTELIEAAKMEGANHFYIWWKIGLPLTKPAIATVAIFSFNGAWNDFLGPLLYLNDEKLYTLQIGLQVFKGQLSTQWNYLMAGSLLVLLPVILIFFIFQKYFIQGINLQSGGK
- a CDS encoding VOC family protein; protein product: MGEITHVGLAVSDLDKAVDWYGKVFGFYILAGPFEFDAESDEPDNMTQDLQGPEVKKMRNVHLMSLGGIGIELFEFQEPQFKGETAFPHKGFFHICLIVDNLIETIERIVQHGGKQRSKIWKTSKDKPHYLVYTEDPFGNIIELYTRNTSEMYSGK